The Mytilus trossulus isolate FHL-02 unplaced genomic scaffold, PNRI_Mtr1.1.1.hap1 h1tg000070l__unscaffolded, whole genome shotgun sequence genome window below encodes:
- the LOC134699477 gene encoding uncharacterized protein LOC134699477, with the protein MKNIHQEIIEDWKKIEIKMVETNAIKELMKVTKENKFIAVIGPSGCGKSTAAHQVALLLNRHEGYQIVPSNFPTDITHYFNESEKQVFVFDDVCGKYSLDNDLLQKWKKIGTELNKIKLCEHVIILVSSRSDIFYQFKDVQFLFTAHFDMLSDDYNLCNNERFLIAKAHMGAEKGEILRKENLLNKYDFFPLLCQLFATEKERNIEKFFSQPVKVIKEELTLMKEEKDQTAFAVLALFVIYNNCITDKVLSPTSGIKTILSDIAEECEMATQLNIKVVRKHLDIFLHLYGKKNGSSYMIMHDKLFDIFVSFYGEHLLDIILTHCSYSVIFTRFRLQSVEETDEFMIKVPVEKQAKYFQRLFHFSNSKDFGNIFWHHHFKNRTLQQQFLKHLSEDQNCRDFCLSLSDTESSPLFITVAKGYIDITKVLLDMGMNVTVYNELQLTPLAYAAGGGCVEILKLLLTNSGDFNKQNKLRHSADSISAAHFYSVYSYVSDISNLFFTNHQKLCVKVFGYKQKNVVDLGSVTHMGTPLLLATTFGHTDIVKLLINHNCDINPHDWFPITPLYLAALCHHVEIVRVLLEHGCDINMCNEDNESPLYVASKWGHVEIVKLLLDNNCDINICNKVMESPLHAASKCIVCVEFEFDFDTSWKMFEKVIYKFHRHKIQVSNEDYLEIIKLLLMKNADVNICNIDVKTPMEVALENGHGDIAKLLSEHSTIQMLKK; encoded by the exons ATGAAAA ATATTCATCAAGAAATTATTGAAGattggaaaaaaatagaaataaaaatggtTGAGACAAATGCCATAAAAGAGTTGATGAAAGTGACAAAAGAGAATAAATTCATAGCTGTTATTGGACCATCTGGTTGTGGAAAGTCTACTGCTGCTCATCAGGTTGCTCTCTTACTAAATAGACATGAAGGTTACCAAATCGTACCTTCAAACTTTCCCACAGACATCACACATTATTTTAATGAATCAGAAAAACAAGTGTTTGTCTTTGATGATGTTTGTGGTAAATATTCACTAGATAATGATCTTCTTCAAAAGTGGAAAAAAATAGGTACAGagttaaacaaaatcaaactttgtGAACATGTTATAATATTGGTGTCAAGTAGATCAGATATTTTCTATCAATTCAAAGATGTGCAATTTCTGTTCACAGCACACTTCGATATGTTGTCAGATGACTATAACTTATGTAACAATGAACgttttttaattgcaaaagCTCATATGGGAGCTGAAAAAGGTGAAATTCTCAGAAAGGAAAATCTTTTAAACAAGTACGATTTCTTTCCTCTTCTGTGTCAACTTTTTGCTactgaaaaagaaagaaacattgAGAAATTTTTCTCACAGCCTGTAAAAGTTATTAAAGAAGAATTGACTTTAATGAAAGAGGAAAAAGATCAAACGGCTTTTGCTGTTTTAGCACTATTTGTAATTTATAACAACTGTATAACTGATAAAGTTCTGTCTCCAACATCTGGCATTAAAACAATACTTAGTGACATTGCCGAAGAATGTGAGATGGCAACCCAACTAAATATCAAAGTTGTAAGGAAACACTTGGacatttttcttcatttgtatGGGAAGAAAAACGGATCTAGTTATATGATAATGCACgacaaattatttgatatttttgtgtcCTTTTATGGTGAACATCTGCTGGACATTATTCTCACTCACTGTAGTTACTCTGTTATATTTACACGGTTCCGGTTACAATCTGTGGAAGAAACAGACGAATTCATGATCAAAGTCCCAGTGGAAAAACAAGCAAAGTATTTCCAacgtttatttcatttttctaattcAAAAGATTTTGGCAACATATTTTGGCACCATCATTTCAAAAACAGAACATTGCAACAGCAGTTCCTGAAACATTTATCTGAAGACCAAAATTGTCGTGATTTTTGTCTATCATTATCTGATACAGAATCTTCGCCATTGTTTATCACTGTTGCAAAAGGTTATATTGATATTACAAAAGTTTTGTTAGATATGGGTATGAATGTTACCGTATATAATGAACTTCAATTAACCCCTCTAGCTTATGCAGCAGGAGGAGGTtgtgttgaaatattaaagttattgcTAACAAACAGTGGtgattttaataaacaaaacaagctAAGACATTCTGCCGATTCGATTTCAGCAGCAcatttttattctgtttattCTTACGTTTCAGATATTTCTAACCTATTCTTCACGAATCATCAAAAGCTatgtgttaaagtttttggataTAAGCAGAAGAATGTTGTAGATTTAGGCAGCGTAACTCATATGGGTACCCCCTTATTACTAGCCACAACTTTTGGCCATACAGATATTGTTAAACTATTAATAAATCATAATTGTGATATTAATCCGCATGACTGGTTCCCAATTACACCCCTGTATTTAGCAGCACTTTGTCATCACGTAGAAATTGTTAGAGTATTGTTAGAACATGGATGTGATATAAACATGTGTAATGAAGACAATGAATCCCCCTTGTATGTAGCCTCAAAATGGGGACATgttgaaattgtaaaattattgttAGACAACAATTGTGATATAAACATTTGTAATAAAGTGATGGAATCTCCCTTGCATGCTGCTTCAAAATGTATAGTTTGtgttgaatttgaatttgattttgataCTTCTtggaaaatgtttgaaaaagttatttataaatttcatcgCCATAAGATACAAGTGTCAAATGAGGattatttagaaataatcaaattgttattaatgaaaaatgctgATGTTAATATTTGTAACATAGATGTTAAAACTCCAATGGAGGTAGCCTTAGAAAATGGGCATGGAGATATTGCGAAGTTATTATCCGAACACTCCACTATACAAATGCTCAAAAAATAG